Genomic window (Candidatus Omnitrophota bacterium):
GTTCTCTGTACCGCGGCGGACAATTTTCAGGAGAAAACGGCGAAATTTTTCCTCTCGATAATAAAGGAAAGATCATTCTTTTAGCAGGCGTAGGCGATGAGGGAGCATCTTTAACAGCGCTTCGCGCGACGGTCCGCAAGGCTTTGCTTTCAACATTCTTAAAGAAAGTCAAAGACGTTGAGATCATTACCCATGAGCAGGGCGATGATGTTGTCCAGGCGGTCATTGAGGCGGCTTTGATCGGAACTTATTCTTGGAAGAAATATCTCAACCAGGATAAGTCGGATAAGACAGTTGAACAAAAAGATATTTGGATCACGGCAAAAGAAAAAAAGAATCTTTCCGATGCGATAACGATCTGTGAGGGTGTCAATTTTTCCAGAAATTTGATCAATGATAATGCGGATATTGTTACGTCGAGCTTTATCGAGGCGGCTATCCGTGATCTTACCGGAAAAAATAAGAAGATCTCCCTAGAAGTTTTAGGCCGCGATGAAATGGCCAATAAAGGCCTCAATCTTCATCTGGCCGTTAACCAGGGAAGCCCTAATGATCCCAAATTGATCATTGTAAAATATCAGGGTGCCCCAAGAGGTGAAAAATATACCGCGCTGATCGGTAAGGGCATCACGTTTGATACCGGAGGATTGAATTTAAAGCCGACCGGTTACATTGAAACGATGCGTACCGATATGAGCGGCGCGGCGGCTGTCATGGGAACGCTTAAAAACATTCTTGCGTTGGACATAAAGAAAAATATTATTTTTGCCGTTGCCGTTGCCGAAAACGTCATCGGGTCGCGCGCGTTTAAGCCCGGTGATGTGTTTAGGGGATATAGCGGCAAAACCGTTGAGATCGGTAATACCGATGCCGAGGGGCGTTTGGTTTTGGCGGACGCTATTTCGTATGTTGTTAAAAATTATAAACCGGAAAAGATCGTTGATATCGCGACATTGACCGGGGCTTGCGTTGTAGCTTTGGGCCATGAATATTCGGGCTTGATGAGTAACGACGATGATTTCGCTAAGAAGCTTTTGGTGTCGGCGCAAAAGACGGATGACCGCGCTTGGCAGCTTCCGATCTTTCCTGAATTGAAAGATCATATCAAATCTCAAGTCGCTGATATTAAAAATACCGGCGCTAAGGGTGCCGCGGGCGCTCTTTCAGCCGGAGAGTTCTTGCGTCAATTTACGGATGATACAAAATGGGCGCATTTGGATATTGCCGGAACAGCTTTTGTCCAGGAAGCAGGCCGGCTCTATTATGGCCATGGCGCCACAGGTGCCGGTGTTAGGCTTTTGACGGATTTTATCAAGAATTCGTAAAATAAAATTGGGACATTTTCTTGCTTATTGCTTCCGTTCTTCTTTTTATGATTGGCATTCCCTTGAGTTAATATGTTGACAGGCGTGATTCGCGGAGCTAATCTAAAACCGAAGGGTGAGCAAAAAGCGTTAAAATAAATGTTTCGTTACGGCGCGCAGAAGATGACTTTATCCCGTCTAAAAAGGAGGGGGTTATGATCAAAGCTAAAATGGCAACGCAGTTGATGGTAACCGTTGATAATAAGATCGGGGCTTTATCGGAGGTGTCAGGTTTATTAGCCGAAAACGGAATTAATCTTTTGGCCGCGTGCGGGTATATAACCGGACCTAAGGGGTGGCTTATGTTTGTTTGTGAAGACGCGCAAAAAGCCAAAGATCTTTTGCTAGCCAAGCAAATTGAAGTGCGCGAAGAAGAAGTTATTCTTGCAACCCTTGATAATAAACCGGGAGCTCTTTCGGATGTCGCCGAAAAAATTGCCACCGCCGGAATTGATATTACGCTTTTATATGCCAGTGCTGAAAAGAGCGCGAGATCAAGCACGGTCATTCTGATCACCGAAAACAATAAGCTTGCCTTAGCGGTTCTTAAGCAATAACTTTGTTCATTCTATGAAACGATCAATCATTCTGCCCTTTGTTTTCTGCTGGATATTTTCTTCAGCCGCGAGCTGTTCCAGTCTCCCTGATCCTCAAGATTCAAAAACTTCACCAGCCCAATCTGTCGATATATTGCCCAAGGAAGTTCACATCATTCGTCTTGATGATGCGACGATCAATCCCGTAACGGCGGATTATATTATGGACGCCATTGACAGGGCTGTTTTGTCGAATGCGCAATGTTTGATCATTGAATTGGATACACCGGGCGGCTTACTTTCATCAACCAGGATGATCGTTAAAAAGATCCTTTCTTCGGAAATTCCGGTTGTCGTCTATGTCTATCCCGGAGGGTCGCGTGCCGGCTCGGCAGGTGTTTTTATCACCTACGCAAGCCACGTTGCGGTTATGGCTCCATCGACAAATATCGGAGCGGCGCATCCGGTTGAATTGGGCGGAGGTGTTTTGCGCGGGAAGAAAAACTTAGAGGATATCTCGAGGACAGAAGAGTCAAAAAAAGGAAGCGGTGACCAAGCGAGCGAATCGTCTCAAGATCCTTTGAGTGATAAAATCCTCAACGACACGGTTGCTTTTATTAGGACCATGGCAGAAAAAAGAGGCCGGAATGCCGAGTGGGCGCAAGACGCGGTCGTGAAAAGCCTTTCCATCGGAGAACAAGAGGCTTTGACAAAGAAAGTTGTTGAGATGATCGCTCGCGATGAGGCAGATCTACTTGCGCAGCTTCATGGGCGGCAGGTCAAGATTGGCGAGAGAAATGTTGTCATCCAAACGCAAAATGCTTCTGTTAAACGAGCAAATATGGATTTTCGCCAAAGATTTTTAAATGTTTTAGCGAATCCTAATATTGCCTATATTTTTATGATTCTTGGTTTTTACGGCCTTCTATATGAAATTACTCATCCCGGGATCGGTTTTCCCGGAGTAGCGGGGGCTGTTCTTTTGATCTTGGCATTTTTTAGCATGCAAACATTGCCGACAAATTATGCCGGTGTCGCGCTGATCGCTTTGGCAATTGTACTTTTTATTGCGGAGGTTAAGGTAATTAGCTTTGGTCTTTTAGCATTAGGAGGGATCATTTGCATGGTTTTAGGGTCAATGCTTTTATTTGATTCAGCGCTTCCGATGATGAAAGTTTCAACATCATTGATCCTTTCGGCATCTGCAGCAACGGCGGCGATAACGATTTTCTTGGTGCGCAATGTCATTTTGGCGCATCAGCGTAAGTCGGTAACCGGGCAAGAAGGATTAATTGGAGAACAAGGGTATGTTTTTAGTGATTTTTCTGATCAAAAAGAAGGAAAAATTTTTGTGCATGGAGAAATTTGGGATGCTGTCAGCAAAGATATT
Coding sequences:
- a CDS encoding ACT domain-containing protein, with product MIKAKMATQLMVTVDNKIGALSEVSGLLAENGINLLAACGYITGPKGWLMFVCEDAQKAKDLLLAKQIEVREEEVILATLDNKPGALSDVAEKIATAGIDITLLYASAEKSARSSTVILITENNKLALAVLKQ
- a CDS encoding nodulation protein NfeD, with product MKRSIILPFVFCWIFSSAASCSSLPDPQDSKTSPAQSVDILPKEVHIIRLDDATINPVTADYIMDAIDRAVLSNAQCLIIELDTPGGLLSSTRMIVKKILSSEIPVVVYVYPGGSRAGSAGVFITYASHVAVMAPSTNIGAAHPVELGGGVLRGKKNLEDISRTEESKKGSGDQASESSQDPLSDKILNDTVAFIRTMAEKRGRNAEWAQDAVVKSLSIGEQEALTKKVVEMIARDEADLLAQLHGRQVKIGERNVVIQTQNASVKRANMDFRQRFLNVLANPNIAYIFMILGFYGLLYEITHPGIGFPGVAGAVLLILAFFSMQTLPTNYAGVALIALAIVLFIAEVKVISFGLLALGGIICMVLGSMLLFDSALPMMKVSTSLILSASAATAAITIFLVRNVILAHQRKSVTGQEGLIGEQGYVFSDFSDQKEGKIFVHGEIWDAVSKDILKRSDKVSVLEVNGMILKVQKI
- a CDS encoding leucyl aminopeptidase, with the protein product MITFRPQSKLDKQAAIVLISKVQLLKGKINPQIKNRVSSLYRGGQFSGENGEIFPLDNKGKIILLAGVGDEGASLTALRATVRKALLSTFLKKVKDVEIITHEQGDDVVQAVIEAALIGTYSWKKYLNQDKSDKTVEQKDIWITAKEKKNLSDAITICEGVNFSRNLINDNADIVTSSFIEAAIRDLTGKNKKISLEVLGRDEMANKGLNLHLAVNQGSPNDPKLIIVKYQGAPRGEKYTALIGKGITFDTGGLNLKPTGYIETMRTDMSGAAAVMGTLKNILALDIKKNIIFAVAVAENVIGSRAFKPGDVFRGYSGKTVEIGNTDAEGRLVLADAISYVVKNYKPEKIVDIATLTGACVVALGHEYSGLMSNDDDFAKKLLVSAQKTDDRAWQLPIFPELKDHIKSQVADIKNTGAKGAAGALSAGEFLRQFTDDTKWAHLDIAGTAFVQEAGRLYYGHGATGAGVRLLTDFIKNS